A single genomic interval of Mustela nigripes isolate SB6536 chromosome 7, MUSNIG.SB6536, whole genome shotgun sequence harbors:
- the LOC132022400 gene encoding LOW QUALITY PROTEIN: centrosomal protein kizuna-like (The sequence of the model RefSeq protein was modified relative to this genomic sequence to represent the inferred CDS: deleted 2 bases in 1 codon), whose translation MAVARQAGINLGTAMSRGLYQPATIFMGRQMSAVSSIGGFSTEQKSPQPTKNFSIPDPHSHRQTAQSGNVTDSYVVQTNSDTQRLNKSDKIDGKTSLQTGEETPVTASALSEKEQTHCLQIGSNTRHSESSLSEGKKSAELHSLLRERLSPENRTTDLKCDSSSRSAGSEGEILTQEHIEVKEERARPPVSPISVSEYCAFENKCSQEKDSAWEGFSDHLPPRGPESQKPFRKMQEEQEEKSLSSSSSDLTVSVSEDDLIFKSPEPQPNPSDKMEGEDGIEALKLIHSEQERDALSTEKHLYFANPKLF comes from the exons ATGGCa GTTGCAAGGCAGGCGGGAATTAACTTGGGGACAGCCATGTCAAGAGGATTGTATCAACCAGCAACAATCTTTATGGGCCGCCAAATGTCAGCTGTCTCAAGCATTGGAGGTTTCAGTACGGAGCAGAAATCTCCCCAGCCCACAAAGAACTTTTCAATTCCTGACCCACATTCACACCGACAGACAGCCCAGAGCGGTAATGTGACAGACAGCTATGTAGTACAAACTAATAGTGACACACAGCGCTTAAATAAGTCTGACAAAATAGATGGAAAGACATCTCTTCAGACTGGTGAAGAAACGCCAGTCACAGCCAGCGCATTGTCTGAGAAGGAACAAACTCATTGCTTGCAGATAGGAAGCAACACACGTCACAGCGAGAGTAGTTTATCTGAAGGCAAAAAGTCTGCTGAACTCCATTCCCTGTTACGGGAAAGATTAAGTCCAGAGAACAGAACCACGGATTTAAAGTGTGACAGTTCCAGCAGATCAgcaggatcagagggagaaataCTGACACAGGAACATATTGAAGTCAAGGAAGAAAGAGCCAGACCGCCAGTCTCTCCGATATCAGTCTCAGAATACTGTGCATTTGAAAATAAGTGTTCTCAAGAGAAGGATTCTGCTTGGGAAGGTTTCTCAG ATCATCTTCCTCCCAGGGGCCCCGAGTCACAGAAACCCTTCAGAAAAATGcaggaagagcaggaggagaaaagtttgagcagcagcagcagtgacCTCACAGTCTCTGTAAGTGAAGATGATCTCATTTTCAAGAGTCCAGAACCACAGCCAAATCCGAGTGACAAGATGGAAGGAGAAGATGGAATAGAGGCCTTAAAATTAATCCACTCGGAGCAAGAAAGAGATGCCCTATCCACCGAAAAACAT TTGTATTTTGCAAACCCTAAGCTCTTCTGA